The genomic window CAGCTCACCGAGAAGGTGAGAAGGAAGCCGTACTCTGTCGTTCTCCTCGATGAAATCGAGAAGGCACACCCCGACGTGTTCAACATCCTTCTTCAGGTTCTTGATGATGGGCAGCTTACGGACAGCTTCAAGAGAAAAGTGAATTTCAAGAACACCGTTCTCATAATGACCTCAAATCTCGGCACGAGGAGAATCAAGTCGGGTGTCAGTATGGGGTTCCAGAAGACCGATGAGAGGGCGACTTATGACCAGATGCGCGAAATGGTGCTGGATGAAATGAAAAGGGTCTTCAACCCTGAGTTCTTGAATAGAATCGATGATACTATCGTCTTCAGGTCGCTTGGAAGACCCGAGATGGAGCAAATCCTTCACATCCTGATAAGCGAAGTCAATGAAAGACTGAACGGGCAGAAAGTGCGGCTTTCTCTGAACGACTCTGCAATGAAGTTTCTTATTGAAAAGGGATTTGACCCGGTTCTCGGCGCAAGGCCGCTCAAGCGCGCAATTCAGAGATTGATAGAGGATCCTATCGCAGAACTTATCCTCAGGAAAGGAATCAGCGACGATTCTCTTATTTCTGTTGACCTAAAGGAAGGAGAATTGGTATTCGAGGAGACAAAATGAACATCGGTGCATTCATCGGGATCAAAGGCCGCATTATGTGGGGCCTTAATTTTTTGTTGATTTTTGCAGTCGCAGGACCCTTGCTGGCTCAGACTGAGACTGTTAAATCAATAGCCGTGAGCGGAAACATAGCTGTGGAAGAGGGGCTCATACTCTCGACCTTCCCTCTGAAAGCCGGCCAGGAACTAAGGAGAGATGACGTGGCGAATGGGGTGAAGAAGCTCTATTCGCTCGGGCTTTTTTCCGACGTTCAGGTCGAGGCAACCGCTGAGAGAGACGGGATTTCTCTTGTCATAAAAGTGAAAGAGAGAGAAAAAATTTCCAAGATTGAGTTCAAGGGAAACAAGAAGGGCGGTACGGATACCCTTAAAGAGAAAATCTCTACTTCACCAGGCCAGCTTGTCGACGGCTTCCGCCTTGCGGAGGACGTGGAAAAACTCCTCTCATACTATAAGGAAGAGGGACGTCCTCTTGCCAAAATTCAGTGGTCGAAAACCCCCACCGAGACTCCCCGGGGGGTGGCAATTGTCTTCGAGATAACTGAAGGACCCAAGGTGAAGGTAAGAAGCATAAGCTTCAGCGAAAACCAGGGCACAACGGAGAAGCAGTTGAGGAAGGTGATGGCTACGAAGAAGAAGGGTTTCCTGAGAAGCGGCGCCTACAAGGATGAGTATGCAGACATGGACATCGAGAAGCTTGAGGCGTTTTTCAAGAACAGAGGGTACAAGGATGCCAAGGTGAAGGGGCATTTCGTTAACTACAGTGCAGATAACCGGTGGGTAGACCTCAATATAGAGATTGACGAAGGACTGCGATACGTAATTGGAAGCGTCAGTTGGAACGGAAACAAGGCGCTGTCCGACAAGGAAGTTAGTGACGCCATCGCTTCCCAGACAGGGACCCTTTACAGCGAAGAGAGGATAGAGAGAACGAGACAGAATCTGTTTGAAGCTTATGCTGAGAAAGGCTATCTGTTCGTCGCTGTTACCCCGGAAATGACTCCACAGGATACTGTGCTTGATGTTGTATATATGATGCAGGAGGGGGAACCTTCTTACGTAAGAGACATAAGAATCACAGGCAACACGAGAACGAAGGAGAAGGTGATAAGGAGGGAACTCTTTCTAAAACCCGGCGACCCGTTCAAAAGGTCGCTGCTTGCCCATGGTCAGAGAGACGTTTTCAATCTGCGTATATTCGAAGACGTGCTGGTCGATTACGAAGTGGACGAGAACGGGAGGGATATCGACCTCATATTCAAGGTGAAGGAAAAGCAAACTGGAACCGCGAATGCAGGGTTCGGCTACGGGACCGCGACCGGTCTGACCGGATTTGCAGAAGTAGGACACAACAACCTGTTTGGAAACAATCAATCAATCAGCCTGAGGCTTGAAAGGGGAAGCAGGAGGAGCAACATAGAATTGAGTTTCACAGATCCATGGCTGCTTGATACTCCTACGACTGCAGGATTTGAGGCTTACAATGCACAGAGAGTACTGGACTATTACACCGAATACCGGAAAGGCGGATCGGTTTTTGCAGAGAAACTTGTCCCCAGGTCAAGGGTTGTGAGAGGGTCGGTTGCGTACCGGTATGAGGAGATCACCCTCGAAGATGTCTCCGACACTACGCTGGCACTTGTGGCCGGAAAGCCGCAGAGAACCAGCAGCGTCACCTTCGGCCTGAGAGGAGTCACGACAGATAACCCGTTCAGACCGAAGAAGGGTGGAAGATTCAGGTCGTCTGTAGAGTTTGCCGGCGGCCGGATTGGCGGAGATGTCAACTTCCACAAATATCTCTTTGACGGACGAATCTACAAGAGGTGGCTTTTCAAACCCGTTTTCATGTTCAGGGGAAGGGTAGGGTATGTCTCGGGCTACACGGCCAAGGACAGAATACCGACCTACGAGAAGTTCAGGCTCGGAGGGACGGTATACGACTATCTAAGGGGATATCCCGACTACTCCATTCATCCCAGAGGCAATGCGGCATGGGACGGAGGAAGATTCATGCTGGGGTACACGACTGAGTATCAGTTTCCGATCGCTGAGCCATTGAGGGGACTCCTGTTCTATGACGTTGGTGGAACCTGGAACAGCGTTTCGACTTTCCGGGCCTCAGGTTTCATGCAAGGGTTTGGCTTTGGCTTCAGGATAGATGTGCCGATGCTCGGAGAAATCGGTTTCGACTACGGGTACGGGATAAACAGAGAGGAAGGAGCGAGGTGGGAGCCCCATCTCCAGCTCGGGGGACCTTTCTAGCATAAAGGAGGGGAGAAAAATTGAAGCTCAACATGATGATGATCTGTATCCTGGCGGCAGGTCTGCTCTGCATGTTTGCGGCGCCGGAGCTCCAGGCGGCGGACCTGAAGATAGCATTCATTGACTCCGAAAAGATCTTTGCCGCATACAAAGGCACGAAGGAAGCTCAGAAAGCCTTCAATGTGGATGTCCAGGGCTGGCAGAATGAGGCAGATTCGAGGAAGAGGGAGATTGAGCTCATGAGGAAGGAGCTTGAGAGTCAATCTCTGATGCTCAGTGAAGCGAAGAGACAAGAGAAGGAGGCGGCGCTCCAGAAGAAGGTCAGTGAGTACGAGGGATTTGTCCAGTCGATCTGGGATCCAAAGACCGGGAAGATTGCCGCACGGAACGATGAGCTGATGAAGCCGATAGTCGAGAAAGTTAAAGCAATCCTTGACAAAATTGCCGAAGCTGAAGGATACTCCATGGTAATAGATGCCGCAGATGGAAATATTGTGTATGGAGTGAAGGATCTTGACCTCACTGACAGGGTAATTGAAGAATTGAACAAGGAAGGATAAAAATCCGGTCTGGGCGGAGAGGCTTAGGTGCAGATTCGGTTGAAGGAGATAGCAAAGAGACTTGACGGCCGGCTCTTGGGTGACGGTGAAGTCCTGATAAAAGGCGTTGCGGCCATAAAAGATGCCGAAGAAGGCGACCTCACATTCCTTTCAAACCCAAAGTATGAAGCGTACCTCAGTACGACCAAAGCCTCAGCAATCATAGTAAAGGAAAATGAGCTAAAGACCGGGAAACCCTTGATCGTAACGGATGATCCGTACCTCGCTTTCCTCAAGACTCTCAGAATGTTCAGGCCGGAGAAGGCAATGGTGGCGAAAGGAATACATCCCAGTGCCGTCATCGGCGAGGGTGTATCGCTTGGACATGATATTTCAATAGGGGCCAACGTAGTCGTTGCGGATGGCGCCGTTGTAGGTGACGAGGCGGCCATTATGGCAGGGGTGTACATAGGGGAGCGCGCCAGTATCGGGAAAGGAACGTTGGTTTATCCGAATGTCACGATAAGGGAGGAATGCAGCATAGGAGAACGTGTCATAATTCACAGCGGTACAGTCATAGGAAGTGATGGATTCGGGTTTGTCAGGGAGGGAAAGACGCATCAGAAGATACCGCAGACCGGGACCGTTATCGTTGAAGATGACGTTGAGATCGGTGCAAACGTGACTGTTGACAGGGCAACGATCGGGGCGACGACCATAAAGAAAGGGACCAAGATTGACAATCTGGTCCAAATCGCACACAACGTAACAATTGGCGAGAACAGCATAATCGTAGCGCAGGTCGGGATATCGGGAAGCACTGAGATTGGACAGAATGTCACTCTTGGAGGTCAGGCAGGTATTGCCGGGCACATACAGATAGGAGACAACACGCTTGTAGGCGCGCAAGCGGGAGTCATTGGTTCCATACCGCCTAATTCCACAGTCTCCGGTTACCCGGCTCTTCCTCACAACGTTTCAATGAAAATCCACGCAGCGATGGGGAGGCTGCCGGAAGTCCTCAAGAGAATCAAGGTAATTGAGAAGAAGCTCCAGGAAATCGAAGCGGAGAAGAAGAAATGATTGGAAAGCAGAAAACGATAGAGAAGGAAGTCTCGTACACCGGGAGAGGGTTGCATACCGGAAAAACGACATCTGTGGTGTGCAAACCAGCGCCGGCGGATTTCGGCGTGAAATTCGTCAGGATGGACCTCCCTCAAAGACCCGTGATAAGGGTCAGTGCAGGCAATGCGAGATATGATGCACATCATTCGAGGAGAACTATTCTCTCGGAGGGCGGTGTGGAGGTGCACACGGTTGAGCACTTTCTGGCCGCTATCGCCGGGCTCGGGATTGACAATCTTGAAATCGAGATTGATTCCGAGGAATTGGCGGAACCCTCAGATGGAAGCGCTGCCCCGTTTGTGAGCCTCCTCAAGAGCGGAAGGCCAATCGAACAGGATGCCCCGAAGCGGTACTTCGTTGTGAACAGACCTGTTTCTTATTGTGAAGACAGCGTTGAGCTCCTCGCTCTTCCCTATGACGGACTTAAGATAAGCTTCACGATAGAATACGACAACAGACTGGTTGGAACTCAGCACGCTGCCTTTGAATTGAATGACGAAATCTTTGCCAGCGAGATTGCTCCGGCAAGGACTTTTGTCCTCCTCAAAGATGTTGAGATGCTGAGGAAGAAGGGAATGATAAAAGGTGGAAGCCTCGACAACGCTATTGTGATAGAAGACGACCACATAATGAACGAAGAGCCTCTCAGATTCAAGAATGAATTTGTGAGGCATAAGATCCTGGACTTCATCGGCGATCTCTTCTTGCTGGGAGCTCCGGCCAAAGGACACTTCGTCGGAGTGAAATCCGGACATGCGACGAATGTCAAGTTCGTTCAAAAGCTGAGCGAAATGAGCCGTCAGCTGCCTGAGCCGAATGTGAGAACTGGCGCGCCGAAAGAGCCTCTCTGGAACGTCAATGCCATCCAGCGGATCATGCCTCACAGGTACCCGTTCCTCCTTGTTGACAGAATACTCGAGCTGGAGGACCGGAAAAGGGTCGTGGGAATAAAGAACGTGACGATAAACGAACCCTTTTTCGCCGGGCACTTCCCGGGACATGCGATAATGCCGGCTGTTCTCATAATTGAGGCGATGGCTCAGGCCGGCGGAGTCCTCCTTCTCAATACTGTTGATAAACCCGAGACGAAACTCGTCTATTTCATGGCCATCGACAATGCGAAATTCCGAAAGCCGGTTCTTCCCGGCGACCAGTTAAGGCTTGAGCTTGAGCTCGTGAAGCTAAAAGCACGTGTCTGCAAGATGAGGGGAATGGCCTTTGTTGATGGAGAGCTCGTGGCTGAAGCCGACCTTATGTCCCAGATTGTGGACAGATACCCCCCTAGTTCACGACTATGCAACCTTTGACGCCTCTTGTACATCCGGCTGCAATAATCGAAGAAGGAGCCTTGCTTGGGGACGGGGTCTCGATCGGACCGTACTCGATCATTGAGGAACATGCGAAAATCGGCGATGGTTCGAAGATCGGCTCCCATGTAGTCATAGAAGGATGGACCACCGTTGGAAGGGACTGCTCAGTCGGTCACGGTTCCGTCCTTGGGTCGGCTCCCCAGGACAAAAAGTACAGGAACAAGAAGAGCTATGTTGTGATAGGCGACAGAAACACGATCCGTGAGTTTGTCACCGTCAACTCGGCGACTGATGAGGGAGAAAAGACCATCATAGGAGATGACAATCTCCTCATGGCATATGTTCACGTCGCCCACAATTGCGTGATAGGGAACCACGTTATACTCGCTAACGCGGTCAATCTTGGGGGGCACATCACGATAGACGATTACGCTTGTGTAGGCGGCATGACTCCGGTCCATCAGTTCGTGCACATCGGAAAGCACGCGTTCATTGGCGGAGCTTCGAGAGTCGCAATGGATGTTGCGCCGTTCGTTAGAGCGGCCGGCAATCCCCTTAGGGCATCCGGGCTCAATACTGTGGGTCTTGTGCGAAGAGGATTCAGCGCCGAGAAGAGGGCTGAGTTGAAGAGAATCTACAGGATCTTCTTCAGGAGCGGGCTCACCGCAAAGGAGAGTATCGAACAGCTCGGCAAGGAGTTCCCTGCCAGTCCTGAGGCTCAGGAGTTCATTCAATTTGTGCTCAAGTCTGAAAGAGGCATGACCCGCTAGCGTACCTTGAGAAAGACAAATCTTCCACGTCACGGGGTTCCGATAAGAAATGTCCATTCTGAAAACCGGTGTAGTTGGCGTCGGTCATCTTGGTGCCCAGCACGCCAGGGTGCTGTCGAGGATTCCCGGAAGCGAGCTGAAAGGAATTGTTGATCTCGATTTACGGAAGACCGAGAAGCTCAACGCTGAGCTCAATCTCAAGCCATTCTCGTCTCTTCAGGACCTGCTTTCGGCAGTCGATGCCGTCTCCATAGCCGTCCCCACCTCGGAACACCACAGCGTTGCAGAGAAGTGCATTGGCCGCGGAATCCACGTTTTCATTGAGAAACCGATTGCAAAGACTGTTTCCGAGGCAGAGGAACTCGTGCTCTTGGCGAAGGAAAAGGGCCTTGTCATTCAGGTCGGTCACGTAGAAAGATATAACCCGGCCGTGATCGCGGC from Candidatus Eisenbacteria bacterium includes these protein-coding regions:
- a CDS encoding OmpH family outer membrane protein, whose amino-acid sequence is MKLNMMMICILAAGLLCMFAAPELQAADLKIAFIDSEKIFAAYKGTKEAQKAFNVDVQGWQNEADSRKREIELMRKELESQSLMLSEAKRQEKEAALQKKVSEYEGFVQSIWDPKTGKIAARNDELMKPIVEKVKAILDKIAEAEGYSMVIDAADGNIVYGVKDLDLTDRVIEELNKEG
- a CDS encoding bifunctional UDP-3-O-[3-hydroxymyristoyl] N-acetylglucosamine deacetylase/3-hydroxyacyl-ACP dehydratase, whose translation is MIGKQKTIEKEVSYTGRGLHTGKTTSVVCKPAPADFGVKFVRMDLPQRPVIRVSAGNARYDAHHSRRTILSEGGVEVHTVEHFLAAIAGLGIDNLEIEIDSEELAEPSDGSAAPFVSLLKSGRPIEQDAPKRYFVVNRPVSYCEDSVELLALPYDGLKISFTIEYDNRLVGTQHAAFELNDEIFASEIAPARTFVLLKDVEMLRKKGMIKGGSLDNAIVIEDDHIMNEEPLRFKNEFVRHKILDFIGDLFLLGAPAKGHFVGVKSGHATNVKFVQKLSEMSRQLPEPNVRTGAPKEPLWNVNAIQRIMPHRYPFLLVDRILELEDRKRVVGIKNVTINEPFFAGHFPGHAIMPAVLIIEAMAQAGGVLLLNTVDKPETKLVYFMAIDNAKFRKPVLPGDQLRLELELVKLKARVCKMRGMAFVDGELVAEADLMSQIVDRYPPSSRLCNL
- the lpxD gene encoding UDP-3-O-(3-hydroxymyristoyl)glucosamine N-acyltransferase, whose product is MQIRLKEIAKRLDGRLLGDGEVLIKGVAAIKDAEEGDLTFLSNPKYEAYLSTTKASAIIVKENELKTGKPLIVTDDPYLAFLKTLRMFRPEKAMVAKGIHPSAVIGEGVSLGHDISIGANVVVADGAVVGDEAAIMAGVYIGERASIGKGTLVYPNVTIREECSIGERVIIHSGTVIGSDGFGFVREGKTHQKIPQTGTVIVEDDVEIGANVTVDRATIGATTIKKGTKIDNLVQIAHNVTIGENSIIVAQVGISGSTEIGQNVTLGGQAGIAGHIQIGDNTLVGAQAGVIGSIPPNSTVSGYPALPHNVSMKIHAAMGRLPEVLKRIKVIEKKLQEIEAEKKK
- the bamA gene encoding outer membrane protein assembly factor BamA encodes the protein MNIGAFIGIKGRIMWGLNFLLIFAVAGPLLAQTETVKSIAVSGNIAVEEGLILSTFPLKAGQELRRDDVANGVKKLYSLGLFSDVQVEATAERDGISLVIKVKEREKISKIEFKGNKKGGTDTLKEKISTSPGQLVDGFRLAEDVEKLLSYYKEEGRPLAKIQWSKTPTETPRGVAIVFEITEGPKVKVRSISFSENQGTTEKQLRKVMATKKKGFLRSGAYKDEYADMDIEKLEAFFKNRGYKDAKVKGHFVNYSADNRWVDLNIEIDEGLRYVIGSVSWNGNKALSDKEVSDAIASQTGTLYSEERIERTRQNLFEAYAEKGYLFVAVTPEMTPQDTVLDVVYMMQEGEPSYVRDIRITGNTRTKEKVIRRELFLKPGDPFKRSLLAHGQRDVFNLRIFEDVLVDYEVDENGRDIDLIFKVKEKQTGTANAGFGYGTATGLTGFAEVGHNNLFGNNQSISLRLERGSRRSNIELSFTDPWLLDTPTTAGFEAYNAQRVLDYYTEYRKGGSVFAEKLVPRSRVVRGSVAYRYEEITLEDVSDTTLALVAGKPQRTSSVTFGLRGVTTDNPFRPKKGGRFRSSVEFAGGRIGGDVNFHKYLFDGRIYKRWLFKPVFMFRGRVGYVSGYTAKDRIPTYEKFRLGGTVYDYLRGYPDYSIHPRGNAAWDGGRFMLGYTTEYQFPIAEPLRGLLFYDVGGTWNSVSTFRASGFMQGFGFGFRIDVPMLGEIGFDYGYGINREEGARWEPHLQLGGPF
- the lpxA gene encoding acyl-ACP--UDP-N-acetylglucosamine O-acyltransferase; the protein is MQPLTPLVHPAAIIEEGALLGDGVSIGPYSIIEEHAKIGDGSKIGSHVVIEGWTTVGRDCSVGHGSVLGSAPQDKKYRNKKSYVVIGDRNTIREFVTVNSATDEGEKTIIGDDNLLMAYVHVAHNCVIGNHVILANAVNLGGHITIDDYACVGGMTPVHQFVHIGKHAFIGGASRVAMDVAPFVRAAGNPLRASGLNTVGLVRRGFSAEKRAELKRIYRIFFRSGLTAKESIEQLGKEFPASPEAQEFIQFVLKSERGMTR